DNA sequence from the Candidatus Methylomirabilota bacterium genome:
CCTCGATCTTCTGGTACGGAGCGGACCCGCTCCCGTTCAGCTCCGGGAACTGGAACGACCGGGAGACCGTCACCTGCGCCCGCGCATCGAGAATGCGGGCGGCGGCCACCCGCAGGTCGTAGTTCTGCTGGATCGCCTCGTGGATCAGCTCCTGCAGCACCGGGTCCCCGAACAGATCCCACCACGGCAGATCACCCAATGAGCCGGCGCCGGGCGGATTCGCCGGGCCGAGGCCGCGGTACTCGACCGGCACCGTCGCCTCGGGCCGCCGATAGTCGGGGCCGACCGTGCAGCCGGCCGCCAGGAGTCCCATCGCCGCCAGAGCGAGGGCGCGCCTCACGCGTGACCTCCGTCGCTGCCTCCGTGAAGCGGGGTGGGCTGCGGGACGGCGGGGCCCACCGCCGGGCGCGCCTTCTTCGAGCGGCCGAGATTTTCCACGAAGGCGAAGTTGCCCGGAATGATGAAGACGCCCAGCGCGGTCGCGATCAGCATCCCCCAGAACACCGCGGTGCCCATCACGTTCTGGGAGCCGGCGCCGGCGCCGTTGGCCAGCATCAGCGGCACCACGCCGAGGATGAAGGCGAAGGCGGTCATGAGGATCGGCCGGAAGCGCAGCCGCGCCGACTCCAGGGCCGCGTCCTCGACCGTCTCTCCCGCCTCGTACTTTGCCTTGGCGAACTCCACGATGAGGATCGCGTTCTTGGCCGCAAGGCCGACCAGCATGATGAGGCCGATCTGGACGTAGACGTTGTTGTCGTAGCCCATCAGCCACACCCCGAGGAAGGCCCCGAGGGCGACCAGCGGCGAGCCGAGCAGCACCGCCCACGGCAGGCGCCAGCTCTCGTACATCGCGGCCAGCAGGAGGAAGACGAAGACGATCGCCATGACGAAGGTGGGGCCGGCGGGCGGCGAGACCTTCTCCTGGTAGGTGAGGCTCGAATAGGCCAGCCCCATCTCCTTCGGCATCGAGGCCTTGAAGACTTCCTCGAGGGCGACCAGCGCCTGGCCCGACGTGTAGCCACGCGCCGGCTGCCCGCTGACCTCCACCGAGCGGAAGAGATTGAAGCGCGTGGTGATCTCGGTCCCCGGCACGGACGTGATCGTCATCAGGGTCGAGAGGGGGACCATGGTGTCCGAGCTCTTGCTCCGCACGTAGATCTCGCCGATGTCCTGCGGCCGCCGGCGATAGTCCGCCTCCGACTGGACGTAGACCCGGTAGAGTCGCCCGAATCGGTTGAAGTCGTTCACGTAGGCGCCGCCGAGCGAGGCCGAGAGCGCCTGGAACGCGTCGTTGATCGGCACGCCCAGGCTGCGGGCCTTCTCGCGGTCCAGCTCGACCTTCACTTGTGGGTAGTTCGGGTCGAACGACGTGAACAGGACGGCCAGCTCCGGACGCTGCCGGGCCGCGGTCAAGAACGTCCGCGCCTGGGCGCCGAGCTGCTCCACCGTCAAGGAGCCGCTCCGGTCCTGCAGCAGGATCTTGAACCCGGCGGAGGCCCCGAAGCCCGAGATGGTCGGGATGTTGAACGGGAAGATGATGGCCTCGGGAATGCCCGCGACCTGCCGACCCACCGTGGCCATGATGCCCCGGACGTACAGATCGGGACCGTGGCGCTCCTCCCAGGGCTTGAGCCGCACGAAGATCGTGCCGAAGTTGGGCTGATACGTGCTGGTGACCACGCCGTACCCGCCGATGGTCGTGAAGGAGTCCACGCCCTCGGTCTTGGCCACGATCTGCTCCACCTTCGTGAGCACCGCGGCGGTCCGCTCGAGTGACGCGCCGGGCGGCAGCTGCACGTTCACGCCGATGAGGGCCTGGTCCTCCTCGGGGATGAAGCCGGCCGGCAGCAACTTGCCGAGCACACCGGCGAGCAGCACCACCACCCCGACGAGCACGATGGTGATCACGGCCCGGCGAACCAGGATCCGGGCGATGCTCATGTACCCGGCGGTGGTGCGCTCGAAGGCCCAGTTGAAGCCCCGGAAGAACTTGCCGAGAGGGCCGCGGGCCGGGCCGCGGGACGGCTTGAGCAGCATCGCGGCGAGCGCGGGCGACAGCGAGAGCGCGCTGAAGGCCGAGAGCAGCACCGAGATGGCGATGGTCAGGGCGAACTGCTGGTACATCCGGCCGGTGAGGCCGCCCACGAATGCCACCGGGATGAACACGGCGGACAGGATCAAGGCGATGCCGATGACCGGAGCGGACACCTCCTTCATCGCCTGGATGGTGGCCTCCCGGGGCGCCAGCCCGTGCTCGATGTGGTGCATCACCGCCTCGACCACCACGATCGCGTCGTCGACCACGATGCCGATGGCCAGCACCAGCCCGAACATCGACAGGGTATTGACCGAGAAGCCGAGCAGCGGGAAGAAGATGAAGGTGCCGATGATCGAGACCGGCACGGTGAGCAGCGGGATGATGGTCGCCCGCACGTTCTGCAGGAAGATGAACACCACGAGGGTGACGAGGATCAGGGCCTCCACGAAGGTCTTCACGATCTCGTGGATCGACGCCTCCACCGCCGGGGTGGTGTCGTACACGATCTTGTAGTCCATGTCCGGCGGGAACAGATCCTTGGCCCGCCTCATCGTGTCGTAGATCGCGTTCGCGGCCTTGAGCTGGTCCGCTCCGGGCAACAGGTACACCGCCATCGTGCCGGCCGGCTTGCCGTCGAGGCGACCGAATGAGTTGTAGTCCTGGGAGCCGAGCTCGGCCCGTCCCACGTCGCGGATGCGGACCTGGGCCGCGCCCTCGGTGCCGCGGATGATGATGTTCTCGAACTGCTCGGCGGTGACCAGCCGGCTCGGGGCCGAGACCGTGTAGGTGAACTGCTGGTCCTTGGGAGTCGGAGCCTGGCCCACCCGGCCCGCGGGCGCCTGCAGGTTCTGCTCCTTGATCGCCGAGATCACGTCGGCCGGCGTCAGCCCGAGCTTGGCGAGCTTGTCGGGGCGGAGCCAGACCCGCATGCCGTAGTCGGTGCCGCCGAAGAGATCGACCTGGGCGATGCCGGGGATGCGCAGGAGCTGGTCCCGAAGGTTGATACCGCAGTAGTTGATCAGGTAGTTGCCGTCGTACGACTCCTTGGGGGAGTAGACCGAGACCAGCATCAGGATGCTCGGGCTCTGCTTCTTGACGGTCACGCCCTGGGCGTTCACCTCCTGGGGCAGGCGGGCCTGGGCCGACGCGACCCGGTTCTGGGTCAGCACGTTGGCGGTATCCTGGTCCACGCCCACCTCGAAGTTCACGTCCAGCTGCATGCGGCCGTCGCTGGTGTTGGACGACTGCATGTAGATCATCCGGTCGACGCCGTTGACCTCCTGCTCGATCGGCGTCGCGACCGATTGCTCGACCGCGACCGCGGAGGCCCCCGGATAGGTCGCGGTGATGCGAATGGTCGGAGGGGCCAGGAACGGGTACTGCTCGAAGCTCAACCCCGAGAGGGTGAACACGCCCATCATCACGATCAGGATCGAGATGACGATGGCGACGATCGGCCGGCGGATGAAGAACAGGGCCACGGCTACCCTCCCGTCTTGCCCGCGCCCGGCTCGGCGCTCTTCGTCTCCGGCTTCACCTGCATGCCCGGCCGTACCTTCTGCACCCCGTCGACGATGACCCGCTCCCCCGCCTTCAGGCCGGCGGTGACGATGTAGAGGTCACCGACGCGATCGCCCAGCGTGACCGACCGGAGCGCGACCTTGTCCCCGGCCTCCACCACCATGACCGTCTTGGCCCCCTGCTGCTCCTGCACCGCCAGCTGGGAGACCAGCACCGCGTCCGGCCGCTCCTCCACCGTGCCCCGCACGCGGGCGAACTGGCCGGAACGCAGCACGCGCTTGGGGTTTGGAAATTCGGCCTGCACATTGATGGTGCCGGTCTTCGGATCGAATCCGCGCCCCACGAAGACGAACCGCCCCTTCTCGGGGAATATCGTGTCGTCGGCGAGGAAGAGCTGGAGCCGGCGCTCGGTGTCCCGTCCCCGGCCCTGC
Encoded proteins:
- a CDS encoding multidrug efflux RND transporter permease subunit, whose amino-acid sequence is MALFFIRRPIVAIVISILIVMMGVFTLSGLSFEQYPFLAPPTIRITATYPGASAVAVEQSVATPIEQEVNGVDRMIYMQSSNTSDGRMQLDVNFEVGVDQDTANVLTQNRVASAQARLPQEVNAQGVTVKKQSPSILMLVSVYSPKESYDGNYLINYCGINLRDQLLRIPGIAQVDLFGGTDYGMRVWLRPDKLAKLGLTPADVISAIKEQNLQAPAGRVGQAPTPKDQQFTYTVSAPSRLVTAEQFENIIIRGTEGAAQVRIRDVGRAELGSQDYNSFGRLDGKPAGTMAVYLLPGADQLKAANAIYDTMRRAKDLFPPDMDYKIVYDTTPAVEASIHEIVKTFVEALILVTLVVFIFLQNVRATIIPLLTVPVSIIGTFIFFPLLGFSVNTLSMFGLVLAIGIVVDDAIVVVEAVMHHIEHGLAPREATIQAMKEVSAPVIGIALILSAVFIPVAFVGGLTGRMYQQFALTIAISVLLSAFSALSLSPALAAMLLKPSRGPARGPLGKFFRGFNWAFERTTAGYMSIARILVRRAVITIVLVGVVVLLAGVLGKLLPAGFIPEEDQALIGVNVQLPPGASLERTAAVLTKVEQIVAKTEGVDSFTTIGGYGVVTSTYQPNFGTIFVRLKPWEERHGPDLYVRGIMATVGRQVAGIPEAIIFPFNIPTISGFGASAGFKILLQDRSGSLTVEQLGAQARTFLTAARQRPELAVLFTSFDPNYPQVKVELDREKARSLGVPINDAFQALSASLGGAYVNDFNRFGRLYRVYVQSEADYRRRPQDIGEIYVRSKSSDTMVPLSTLMTITSVPGTEITTRFNLFRSVEVSGQPARGYTSGQALVALEEVFKASMPKEMGLAYSSLTYQEKVSPPAGPTFVMAIVFVFLLLAAMYESWRLPWAVLLGSPLVALGAFLGVWLMGYDNNVYVQIGLIMLVGLAAKNAILIVEFAKAKYEAGETVEDAALESARLRFRPILMTAFAFILGVVPLMLANGAGAGSQNVMGTAVFWGMLIATALGVFIIPGNFAFVENLGRSKKARPAVGPAVPQPTPLHGGSDGGHA